AagcattattaaataaaccaaCCATTTCAACTGAAACTATTATAACTGAGGGTGTTGAATTAGATGATAATTATGAATTTGATTTCgattttaataatccaattacaactaataataataataataataatacaaaaacaacaaccacaacaacaactacaacaataacaaataaaaatttaaataaagttaataGTATGAGTTTACCAACTAGACCACAAGCACAACAATTTATATCACCAAAACAAACGAATCAAGAAGATTGGTGGAGTAAAACTGGTGTTGATAGTGTTGTTTTGGTAAAGAAATTAGAAGAGATTATGCCAAAGAATAGTGATCTTTTAAAGATGAATATGGATGGATCGTtggatttctttttattgacAACTGAAGAGGATAAGCAAGGTAGAATCATTCTATTTGGTAAAGTTAAATTACAAGCTtctaaatcaaataaaccaggtggtggtggtggcgcAACTAAACAAACTTCAATCACTGATGAACCAGTTACAAAAGTACCACTTAAATATGCCTCATGTTGTATTATCATTGAAAAGATGGAGAGAAATGTATTCTTTTTACCAAGAGATTATAAATTGGATCAGGATGGTGAATCCACTACAATTCAAGTCACCGATACAATGATTGAGGCAGAATTGAAACAATTGGTTGACagatcaaaaattaaagattacaaattgaaaaaggtAAAGAGAACAAGTGCATTCGATTATTCTGTACCCCACAAGAACGGTCCGGTAGGTGAACAACATTATGTTTGGAAATTAAGTTACCCATCCAATCAGATGGTTTTCCCAAATGATATCAAAGGTTCAACTTTTAGATGCGCCTATGGCATAACATCATCACCTGTCGAGCTTTTCTTGATAAAGAGAAAGATTATGGGTCCAACTTGGTTAACAGTGTCAGGTATCACATTGAATTTCGatcaaaagaaatcattCGCTCGTTATGAAGCCACTGTTAAATCCTTTAAATCCATTAAACCAAGTATGTACAAAAATgaaccatcaccaccattgaCCGTAATGAGTATCAGTACCAAATCAGTTATGAAAGGCTCCTCACATGAGGTTGTAATGATTAGTTCAGTGATTCATGAATCAATATCAGCCGATGGTCCAACAGAGAATCAAGATTCTATCAAGTATATCACTGCCATTCGTCCATTGACAGGTCAAGTTTTCCCACCAGATTTTCAAAAACCAGGTGCTTCAACTACTAAACAAAATGTTACCATTTGTACCTCTGAAAGAAATCTATTATCATTCTTTTGTGAAACCGTTTTAAATGCTGATCCAGATGTTTTCGCAGGTCATAATATCATTGGCTATGATATTGAGGTCATTTTAGATAGattagagaaattaaaagttatGGAATGGGCATTCATTGGTCGTCTTAAAAGATCAAGTTTCGATAGATTCAATCATATCTCTGGTCGTTTAATTTGTGATTCCTATTTGGTTTGTAAAGAATTTTTaccaaaagaaaagaattattcattagttgaattatcaaaaaatcaattatcaattaataaacctgaaattaattatttatcaattgaaccaTATTTTGAAACAACTAAAaagtaaatataaaatttataaattaataattaatatatatagaatatagaatatttattaataatttattattttttttttagattaaatatttttattgaaattaatgaaaatgattgttatattatatttttattaattttcaaattattagtATTCCCGTTAACAAAACAATTAACAAATTTAGCAGGTAATCAATGggataaatcattaaaatcaaatagagCAGAAagaattgaatatttattattacataaTTTCCatgaaaagaaatatttattaccagataaaatttatcaaaaatcaagtagtagtggtggtggtggtggtgctaaagataaagataatcATGCAGCATATAGTGGTGGTTTAGTACTTGATCCAAAAATTGATTTCTATGATCGTTATGTTGTATTATTAGATTTCAATTCATTGTATCCATCAATTATTCAAGAGTATAATGTTTGTTTTACAACTATTAATCGTGTTAAAAGAGATGATGGTAAATGGGAAGAAGCAATGCCACCACCATCTTCCATTGAAAAAGGTATACTTCCAAAGGTATTACATGGTTTGGTTTCAAAGagaagagaaattaaaaagagaaTGGAGCaagaaaagaataaaataataaaagcaCAATATGATATTCAACAACAAGCCGTTAAGTTAATTGCAAATTCAATGTATGGTTGCTTAGGTTTCTCTCATAGTAGATTCTATGCATTACCATTGGCAGAGTTGGTCACTAGAAAGGGTAGAGAAAATCTTCAAAAGGGTGCTTCCATCGTTAATAAAATGTGCTATGATGTAATCTATGGTGATACTGATTCCCTTATGATCTACACTGGTGTCGGTACTTTCAATGAAGCTGAAACCATTGgtaaagaaattcaaaagaaaatcaatgaCCAATATCGTGGTAGTGTAATGGAAATTGGTTTAGATGGTATTTTCAAacgtttattattatttaaaaagaagaaatatGCTTGTTTGAAGGAATTCCGTATCGATTCAACCACTACCAAATGTGAGAGAGAAAATAAAGGTATCGATATTGTTCGTAGAGATTATTGTGACCTCACTAAGGATATAGGTCAATgggttttaaatttgattttaggTGGTGAAGAAAAGATTGCACTCTTCTCTTTAATTAAGGAATATTTAGAGAGtgttcaacaacaaattaaagataaCACACTTGCTGTGgaaaaattcattatcacTAAGACCCTCTCAAAACAGCCAGAGGAGTATAATGATGCCGATATTCAACCACATGTTCAAGTTGCACTTCAAATGAGGGCTAAAGGTTTACATGTCCAACCAGGTGAGCAAGTACCTTACATTATCACACATGGCAATTCATCATCAGATATTAAAGAGGAATGGCATCATAGAGCAAGAGCTCCTTCAGATGTTGAATCAATTCAAGATGTTGATATCGATTGGTACCTTTCTCAACAGATTTTACCATCCATTCAACGTAATACCGGTCCAATCGGTATGGAACCACATGAATTGGCTCAATGGTTAGGTATGACTGGTAcaaaatatcaaaaacaatttgaccatttacaacaacaatctaaTCAAGATTTTAAACCACGTTATACTTTATCCACTGAAGATCTTCGTTATAAACAATGTAAATCCTTTAATTTCGAATGCCCATATTGTGgtcaaaataatgaattcaCTGGAATTGTAAAGATTGATTCAGAGGGTAAAAGTGAATCTGGCTTCGATTGCAACCAATGTCATGCTAAAATCccattaaagaaattagctaatcaattacaattaaacATTAGAACTTATTTGAAGCAATATAATGATTGGGATTTACGATGCACCGAATGTGAAAAAGTCTCTAAAAACTATAAAGAAACCTCTTATCGTTGCGCTAGACCTCAATGTCGTGGTaaaatgattcaaattaTGACAAGTTCAAAATTGTTTAATCAAATTAGTTTCTTTTCAAAACTATTTAGAAATGATCTTTCAAACTCTGATAATACCACTACAATCATTCCAAATGAAGATCAAAATACTCTTAAACAagcaaaacaaataattgattcttttctCTCTAAATTTGATCAATataatgtaaatttaaattcactcTTAACTCCTTCACAAACTTTagatagttttaataattatttagcTTCTTCTCGAGCTAGTATTCAATATCCAAtacttaataaataaaattttaaaaaaaataaataaaataaaataaaaataaagaattctaattttaaaatcaaattaaaaataaattattttaaaatctcgGAAAATTTATtccttttgaaaaaaatccaagaaaaaaaaaataaaataaataataaaaataaaaaaaaatagtttgtttttttaaaaaaaaagaaaaaaaaaaaaattaaaaaaaattaaaataaaaaatttccatttttggaaaaaatttataaaaacaacgatttttaattaaaaataatagattaaaaaatatctaaacaatatttatctttaacttatttactttttttttttaatttaatttaaaataattgttttgataattttaaatttattattatttgttgtttttttatttttaaatagtagttatatatatttaaaaaaagtaataataaaaaaaagaaaaatttaaaaataaaatgaaagtTTTATTAGCAGTAGATGGATCTCTATCCTCAAATCAAGCTTTATTGGAAGCATTTAAGACAATTGATAGTTCAAGAGATATTTTAGATATCATAACAGTGGATAATTTTAGAACTTCACCACCTCAAGATGTTGATGCAGGTGAAAGAATTTTATTAGAATATGTTGAACGTTGTAAAGATCAAGGTGTaagtttaaaatatttgaaataaaattttttaaaaaaaaaaaaaaagaaaaaacaaaacttatatttattactcaaaccaattattaatattattatttatattcaattattcaatatattattattattattattattattattattattattattattattattattattattattattattattattattattattattattattatccacctaaaaattttattacaatagtttattttagataataatttaaatgccCAAGTATTACATGGTGATGTTAGACATGAAATAATAAGATATATAAAAGAGTGTGGACCATTCGATAGGATTATGGTTGGATCTCGTGGATTGAATCcatttaaaaagttattattagGTTCTGTTAGTGAATATTTAGTTCACCATTCTCCAATTCCTGTTTATGTTGTAAAATCTGATGGTAGTTGTAAAGTATCTGATCCTGCTCTCTAGggtgaaaaataattatcacACCACCCCCTCCCCCCTctccaattattaaattgattaccactatttcaaataaaataaaataaaataaaaaaaaaaaaaatgctaAAAACCTAAAtgcttattttttttttttttttttttttgtatttatattattactgttactattttatttattatatttattatattttttttccttctTTTAGTGCACTATGTAGACAATGTTTTGCAcctgaaattttaatttgtaaatattctGAACCACCATCTTTTGGATCATTAATTGTTAACaattcattatattttttatcgATATCTTCTTTTGAGACTGTTTCTACATTTTCTAAACCTAAAATCTTTCTTGCTTCAATTGGTGACATTTTACTTTTAACATCCATACTACCTGCTGCTGCTCCCATACCTGATTCTGcctctattttttttaaaaaaataattaataaaattctatgaaaattatttttatgtaTATAATATGTATATAGgtatcttttttcttttgaataaAATGGGTGTGATAGTGATATTAAACATACGTAAAAGTGCTTGTTTATATGCCATTTGAATTGAACGAACCAATACAGTTCCTGATGTAAATACAATTTTTGCAATTAATCTTGCTGCCATTTTAttctattaattatttaaatatttaatttgttaatttaaaaaatgacaataattttatataaacagCAACACAAATAAAACGTTCgaactgaaaaaaaaaaaaaaaaaaaaaaaaaatttaaaaattaattttttttttttttttaattttttttttttgtttttttatttttttttttttaaatttccaaaaatgttaagaaataatatttgatttgttttgaaaataaaaaaggagtttttttattaaatcttattttaattatttaaaaactttcctatttttttttgatgaacttttttttttactttaataaataaaataaaataaaaaaataaaataataaaaaaagattttaaaataatttaaaatttaagtGAATAAGTAAGCAATGACGAAGTTATTgcattatttaaagatattcaaggtaaaaaaataaaaaaaaaaaaaaaataaaaaaattgaaaaaaaaaaaaattaattttttttttttaatttaatttccaaTCATTGGGTTTCATATGTTGTTAAaattatgataatgatgTGTTCTCTCTTTTGACTATCGCAATTCTTATAATGATAGCAATTTTGATTGGTGTgtgttaattaaaaaaaaaaaaaaaatattaaaaaaaaaaaaaaaaaaaaaaaaaaaaaaataatataaaaaaaaaaaaaaaatgaaaatttaatttaatttaacatgtacataaaaaataattatagtgggtgtattaattaatatttgaatatttattaaaaagttatcattaaaaattttgtatataggaaaaaaaaaaaaaataaataataaaaaaaaaataataataaaaacaataacaacaattaaGTAAAATCGCAATTGtatatagtaataataatatcattatagttatatttaaatttattttttaaacaaagtaagtaaataatattaaaaaaaataataataatagattgAAACTTGTActaatttgataataaaaaaaaaaaaaaaaaaaagaaaataaaaaaaaaaaaaattatatgatTGAAACTGAAAATTCATCCAAAACAATGTTCCAACAAAGAACTAAATTGGAACAAAAATtagtgaaaaaaagaaaagaagataaagaaaaaaacaatgaaaaagtatcaattgaatcatcaacatcaaaaacaacatcaactttcaaagtaaaaaaagggggatttgatgatgataaaagcTCAATTGGTGAACCACCTCATTCACCATCATTAGAAAGATTCTCATCAACTTCAAAACCAAGAGAAAGTATTTTAACGTAtgtattttatatttttttttttttaaaaaaaaaaaaaaaaaaaaaaaaatacaaaattctaatttattttttatttatttatttatttttgaaaattttatttatttatttttaaattaaaagtacACCACAAACTGATATTGGATGGGGaacatttaattatatagCAATTTGTTATTGCATGGCAGGATTTTCAATGATGGCAGATACATATATAGAAAAAGGAAcgttaattgattttgaattattttggtGGTTGATAACAAATTGGCAAGTGTTTGTAGTGGTATCAATTGGATTGGCAACTTGGTCATTTTTCAATTACTTTTGTACATGTTTAGTTGTACGAGATAAAATTCCAAATAGcatatcaatatttttatatgtattTTGGCAATTCATTTGTTTTTCACTTTCAATCTCTTATGTAATGGCTCATGAAATGTCACCAAGTatgtattttattattattattattattattattattattattattattattattattattattattattattattattattattattgttattattattattattattattattattatttatttatttatttatttatttttttttttggaaactaacaaaaataaaattttttaaaaaaattttagtatTAAGTGGTGGTACAGGTTTACAAATTTgtgtattttcattaaagaaTCATTCATATTGGCATACAAATTACTTTTTAGCAAAAGGTATTAAAAAAGCAAAAGCAGATAAGACACCAATCATTAGAAAAGATTTAACACCAAATATTGGTTTCAGTCACTTTTTATACTTTATGATTGCTCCAACATTAGTATTTGAAACTCAATTCCCAAgaacaaaatcaattagatACTCTTATATTTTAAAGGAAACTTTAGCTGCAACTGGTgcatttttaatgttttatgTTGTTTGTAAGTAAACAtttataaatgttttaattttaattattaattattaattattaattattaatttttttttttttttttttttttttttttaaaataaaatagtatGTAAAACAGGACCAATTTATAAacaaattgattcattaccattaataattttattattaaaattatcattaccatcaATGAGTTTATGGATGTTAGGATTTTATGGAGTATTTCATTGTTTATTGAATATATTTGCAGAAGTAACAAGATATGCAGATCGTGAATTTTATCAAGATTGGTGGAATGCTACAACTTTTGATATGTGGTGGAGAAAATGGAATAGACCAGTTCATAAATGGATGTTACGTCATGTATATAGAGATTCAATGCACactgtaaaattaaataaattttttgcACTATTTTCAACTTTTCTATTATCAGCATTACTTCATGAATTTGTAATGATCATATCATTTAGATTCATTAGACCAattttatcaacaacaatgtTATTACAAAGTAcgtatttataataataaaaaaaaaaaaaaaaaaaaaaaaaaaaaaaaaaccttttctaactttttttcttttttttttttcttttttttttttttatctgtCATAAATTTGTACAGTTGGTTTAGTAAATTTCACACAATTAgatattttacaaaaaaccAGATTTGGTAATGTTGTAATGTGGATAACTGTATTCGTAGGTCAACCTCTTgttcaattattatattcaacTCAATACAGTGCTTTAGTTTGGAATAATGGTccataaaaaaagtttggaatAATAgtcaataaatattatttttaataataataataataataaatattaaaataaaataaaaataaaataaaaagcaattgtttaaatatatatatatacataaaatttatttttatatttgaattttaaaaaaaaaaatttcttaagaatttggtggtggttgttgttgttgttgttgttgattaattggtgaagatctttttaaatttaaaggaTTAAAAGAATAATCAATTACAGATTCTTCAATGATTTGTTTAACTTGAAAAGAAATTGGTTGATCAGAGATTGTTGAGAATAAAGATACTGGTAAATATTTGCCATAAGAgtcataaaattttaaacgaTTTTGAATCTCTTGATTATAGTTAtgttttaattcttcattGAATTGTTCAGCAATTGTTTTTTGACGtaaatattctttttgtCTTCTTTTAACCTCTTCTAATAGATTATCATAGGATTCATCGAATAGATCATACCATTTACCAAGACTATATAATTCACCAATGAAATAATTTGCACCAGCCAATCGTTGTTCGAATATACAATTAAATCTTTCAAATGTTTCCCAATTCTCTGAGAAATCATTACCAAAACTTAACTTTtcattcaataaataaactaatgTATAAATACTACAACTCtctttaaattgattttcaatatcttttacATTCTTTGACATTAATTGTATATTCTCTAATGAACTTGTTAAAagtaattgaatttgttcttttttattattaatattaaaatcatgttgttgttgtggtgatgatggtgatggtgaagaagatgaagaagatgacgatggtgatggtgatggtgataatggtgatggaGACGGTTTATAAAAAGTTATAAAATCACATTGTGAAGCtacattaattaattgattttgaattgttttatataaattattttgttgtgttAATAAATCAGAGAGTGAATTACTTTcttcaatttgtttattatattgtttttgaatCTCTAAGAATCTATTCTCCATCTCTAAATTTGATTCATTGGTTgatttatatatttgttttgatttatcacaaatttcatttaatccTGATAATTCTGAtaaaaattgattctttattaattctaaactttcaatatcaataaaatcatataatgtatttaaattattattgttattattattattatttttatttacatcattattattattattttcattattatcatcttcagtacttttattactattgttattattattattattattattattattattattattattattattattatttttaaaaactaaacctttatctaaatatttcttttttaaaatttctaatttattttctattgaCGTAAATAATGATTGTTTTTGATTCGATAACGAtgtaaaatcatttataaatgtATTATATCTATCATTAAATTGTGTTGATGtttcttttaatatctaaaattttttaaaaaaaaaagtaaataaatataagaATTTGATAATACCACAAATACaaactaataatttataattaaataatagttacaattaattgtttatttaattctctaatgattaaatgtaattttgataaagaaTTATCATATTTTTCATAGGTTTGTTTTgatatctttaataattgatcagTTTGGTTAGAATGGCTTTTACACAATTCTAATGATTTACTTGAAAAATCCATATATatatctatatatatatatagatatatatatttaataagttgaaattaaaatttaaattatttatatatatatatatataattttatttttttattttttattttttattttttatttcttcacacaattgttaaattaattaaaaaaaaataaaaaaaatttttttaaaaaaaaaaaacacctttttcatttttttttttttttatttatttttttttttttatttgtatatttttatttttatttttgtctCGATACCATATttggaatttttatttttgataatttaaaaatagttttgatgagaaatctttattttattattatttttatttttaatattttttaatatttttaatattttaacttTGAAttgttgttaaaaaaaaagttggaaCTGTTGCACGGAATGAATAATctctattatttaatttaaccaTTGTAAAATAACCTCCCATATGACCCTGAGAACGTTCAATCTCACACCTACTACAATATTcactaaatttatttatttattaattaattagtatattttttaataataaaagagagagagaaaatattattattattattttattatttatttaattttatacatACAAAGTTACACCAGGTTTTATAATTGGAAATTTACCAATTACACCAGGACCATTTACATTTGAAGAACCAtcaattgttgatattaTCCAAAAACGATGAGTTAATTGACAAGCATTTTTTGGATCTTCATCTTTATCCATTGAGATAGTTACTCTATAAAAGAAGGTATAAGAATTTTCATCCTCTGGTATATAAACTGCactacattttattttaacacCTTGAGTTACAACCTCATCACCATTGTAAGGTGAAAACTCTGGATATCTATAGAGTATTTTCCTTCTAGTTGTGAATACACCTTTCTCTAATGCAAAAGCatgtaaatataaaaattccCAAAAACTATTTGCAACAATCATTGGACTACCCGGAGCAATTAATAAGATTTGGTCCTTTTTAAAACTCttttcttcaattttaaaatcccGCAATGCCATTATATAATATCTTCTAGAGGCAGAACATGCTACAAATAAAACATGTTGAAATGATTGCATATTTCTAGTCTTTTTATATAACGATATCGTCTTTTCaagtgataataaaaatatatttgtttttgattcATATGCTTCAACTGTACCTAATAAACCATATCttgtaaattctttttgTCCATTATGAATTAACATTGAACATAAATAATCAGCtggtaattttatattattatcattattaacaacattatttgaactattatttgaactattatttacaaatttaatagttgaaattaatttatataatttagtATGAGAAATCGAATGAAAAGATTTTTTCATTGAAtccattgaatttaaatccatCCAATTTTCAAATCTATCCCAAATGTATCTCATTGTTTTATAATGATGaattatatttgaattaaatctttgatgtaataatttatttacaataattggtgttaatttttctttttctattatttcattttgttcTCTTTCTAAATCTAAatgttcatttttatttttattttgacttttatatgattttcttaattcttttaaataatttgcttcttcattaatatcatcgtcatcgtcatcattatcttcatcttcatcatcttcatcatacTCT
This region of Dictyostelium discoideum AX4 chromosome 3 chromosome, whole genome shotgun sequence genomic DNA includes:
- the polA1 gene encoding DNA polymerase alpha catalytic subunit; its protein translation is MNRPKREKKSITDVSTLKSLEQIKRARDGEKRTDQLQEEDDERKRLEQLKEQETEFDKEERKRKNRDFIEGDSGYRETSDNEDEDEDEDDDGDNSDDDYSLDEDDEDGGGDGENNDSDQEEAIEVGRKKKRQVKKKSKKDENGEPKVKTPRVKKTKEKKNEIVPEKNRIIQFINNPTESKSTSNNESFFFDKLKKSNSNTLNSTNSTLNSNELSSGGTMSSLDIESMLNDLQSAPDSELDLEKLKEKQLELEKKLEKEALLNKPTISTETIITEGVELDDNYEFDFDFNNPITTNNNNNNNTKTTTTTTTTTITNKNLNKVNSMSLPTRPQAQQFISPKQTNQEDWWSKTGVDSVVLVKKLEEIMPKNSDLLKMNMDGSLDFFLLTTEEDKQGRIILFGKVKLQASKSNKPGGGGGATKQTSITDEPVTKVPLKYASCCIIIEKMERNVFFLPRDYKLDQDGESTTIQVTDTMIEAELKQLVDRSKIKDYKLKKVKRTSAFDYSVPHKNGPVGEQHYVWKLSYPSNQMVFPNDIKGSTFRCAYGITSSPVELFLIKRKIMGPTWLTVSGITLNFDQKKSFARYEATVKSFKSIKPSMYKNEPSPPLTVMSISTKSVMKGSSHEVVMISSVIHESISADGPTENQDSIKYITAIRPLTGQVFPPDFQKPGASTTKQNVTICTSERNLLSFFCETVLNADPDVFAGHNIIGYDIEVILDRLEKLKVMEWAFIGRLKRSSFDRFNHISGRLICDSYLVCKEFLPKEKNYSLVELSKNQLSINKPEINYLSIEPYFETTKKLNIFIEINENDCYIIFLLIFKLLVFPLTKQLTNLAGNQWDKSLKSNRAERIEYLLLHNFHEKKYLLPDKIYQKSSSSGGGGGAKDKDNHAAYSGGLVLDPKIDFYDRYVVLLDFNSLYPSIIQEYNVCFTTINRVKRDDGKWEEAMPPPSSIEKGILPKVLHGLVSKRREIKKRMEQEKNKIIKAQYDIQQQAVKLIANSMYGCLGFSHSRFYALPLAELVTRKGRENLQKGASIVNKMCYDVIYGDTDSLMIYTGVGTFNEAETIGKEIQKKINDQYRGSVMEIGLDGIFKRLLLFKKKKYACLKEFRIDSTTTKCERENKGIDIVRRDYCDLTKDIGQWVLNLILGGEEKIALFSLIKEYLESVQQQIKDNTLAVEKFIITKTLSKQPEEYNDADIQPHVQVALQMRAKGLHVQPGEQVPYIITHGNSSSDIKEEWHHRARAPSDVESIQDVDIDWYLSQQILPSIQRNTGPIGMEPHELAQWLGMTGTKYQKQFDHLQQQSNQDFKPRYTLSTEDLRYKQCKSFNFECPYCGQNNEFTGIVKIDSEGKSESGFDCNQCHAKIPLKKLANQLQLNIRTYLKQYNDWDLRCTECEKVSKNYKETSYRCARPQCRGKMIQIMTSSKLFNQISFFSKLFRNDLSNSDNTTTIIPNEDQNTLKQAKQIIDSFLSKFDQYNVNLNSLLTPSQTLDSFNNYLASSRASIQYPILNK
- the timm16 gene encoding mitochondrial import inner membrane translocase subunit 16, with product MAARLIAKIVFTSGTVLVRSIQMAYKQALLQAESGMGAAAGSMDVKSKMSPIEARKILGLENVETVSKEDIDKKYNELLTINDPKDGGSEYLQIKISGAKHCLHSALKEGKKI
- a CDS encoding membrane bound O-acyl transferase family protein; this encodes MIETENSSKTMFQQRTKLEQKLVKKRKEDKEKNNEKVSIESSTSKTTSTFKVKKGGFDDDKSSIGEPPHSPSLERFSSTSKPRESILTTPQTDIGWGTFNYIAICYCMAGFSMMADTYIEKGTLIDFELFWWLITNWQVFVVVSIGLATWSFFNYFCTCLVVRDKIPNSISIFLYVFWQFICFSLSISYVMAHEMSPILSGGTGLQICVFSLKNHSYWHTNYFLAKGIKKAKADKTPIIRKDLTPNIGFSHFLYFMIAPTLVFETQFPRTKSIRYSYILKETLAATGAFLMFYVVLCKTGPIYKQIDSLPLIILLLKLSLPSMSLWMLGFYGVFHCLLNIFAEVTRYADREFYQDWWNATTFDMWWRKWNRPVHKWMLRHVYRDSMHTVKLNKFFALFSTFLLSALLHEFVMIISFRFIRPILSTTMLLQIGLVNFTQLDILQKTRFGNVVMWITVFVGQPLVQLLYSTQYSALVWNNGP
- the atg17 gene encoding autophagy-related protein 17, whose product is MDFSSKSLELCKSHSNQTDQLLKISKQTYEKYDNSLSKLHLIIRELNKQLIILKETSTQFNDRYNTFINDFTSLSNQKQSLFTSIENKLEILKKKYLDKGLVFKNNNNNNNNNNNNNNNNNNNSNKSTEDDNNENNNNNDVNKNNNNNNNNNLNTLYDFIDIESLELIKNQFLSELSGLNEICDKSKQIYKSTNESNLEMENRFLEIQKQYNKQIEESNSLSDLLTQQNNLYKTIQNQLINVASQCDFITFYKPSPSPLSPSPSPSSSSSSSSPSPSSPQQQHDFNINNKKEQIQLLLTSSLENIQLMSKNVKDIENQFKESCSIYTLVYLLNEKLSFGNDFSENWETFERFNCIFEQRLAGANYFIGELYSLGKWYDLFDESYDNLLEEVKRRQKEYLRQKTIAEQFNEELKHNYNQEIQNRLKFYDSYGKYLPVSLFSTISDQPISFQVKQIIEESVIDYSFNPLNLKRSSPINQQQQQQQPPPNS
- a CDS encoding ApaG domain-containing protein; amino-acid sequence: MEDEDNQQQQPCYILNIPFENLLIILQNLHTKSLLELSQVNLYFNQIISNSSISNMIWNDIIQKDFLLSTDNAIIKYKLNINNEEVENNVNTNNEEEEDNKDEENEDEKEEYDEEYDEEYDEDDEDEDNDDDDDDINEEANYLKELRKSYKSQNKNKNEHLDLEREQNEIIEKEKLTPIIVNKLLHQRFNSNIIHHYKTMRYIWDRFENWMDLNSMDSMKKSFHSISHTKLYKLISTIKFVNNSSNNSSNNVVNNDNNIKLPADYLCSMLIHNGQKEFTRYGLLGTVEAYESKTNIFLLSLEKTISLYKKTRNMQSFQHVLFVACSASRRYYIMALRDFKIEEKSFKKDQILLIAPGSPMIVANSFWEFLYLHAFALEKGVFTTRRKILYRYPEFSPYNGDEVVTQGVKIKCSAVYIPEDENSYTFFYRVTISMDKDEDPKNACQLTHRFWIISTIDGSSNVNGPGVIGKFPIIKPGVTFEYCSRCEIERSQGHMGGYFTMVKLNNRDYSFRATVPTFFLTTIQS